In Neomonachus schauinslandi chromosome 6, ASM220157v2, whole genome shotgun sequence, a genomic segment contains:
- the LOC110573430 gene encoding LOW QUALITY PROTEIN: olfactory receptor 10J4-like (The sequence of the model RefSeq protein was modified relative to this genomic sequence to represent the inferred CDS: substituted 1 base at 1 genomic stop codon): MRTLDQPPVSSLDVQPSRFISFRPRFSLTPRPNFTAVTEFTFEGFSIFGWQHRLILFVVFLVLYLLTLMSNAIILMVIRLNRQLHTPMYFFLSVLSVSETCYTVAIIPQILSSLLSPQXAISVPDCTTQLFFYLTFGINNCFLLTAMGYDRYVAICNPLRYSVIMGKKTCIQLAGGSWSIGLSTAIIEVSSVFSLAFYEANIISHFFCDIQPLMKLACADTTIKEFITLLISLYVLVLPMVLIFIYVPTVSTILKIASAEGRKKAFATCASHLIVVIVHYGCTSFICLKPKSQNSLQDRLISVTYMVVTPLLSPVVYSLRNKEVKDVLLRALGKKPLS; the protein is encoded by the coding sequence ATGAGGACCCTGGACCAGCCTCCTGTTTCCAGCCTAGATGTTCAACCTTCCCGCTTCATCTCTTTCAGACCCAGATTCTCCTTGACGCCAAGACCCAACTTCACTGCTGTGACAGAGTTCACCTTTGAAGGCTTTTCCATTTTTGGGTGGCAGCACAGACTCATCCTCTTTGTGGTCTTTTTGGTCTTGTACCTGTTGACCCTCATGAGCAATGCCATCATCTTGATGGTTATCCGCCTCAACCGTCAGCttcacacacccatgtacttcttcctgagTGTCCTGTCCGTTTCTGAGACCTGTTACACCGTGGCCATCATCCCCCAGATATTGTCCAGTCTCCTGAGCCCCCAATAAGCCATCTCCGTTCCAGACTGTACCACTCAGCTCTTCTTCTACCTCACCTTCGGCATCAACAACTGCTTCCTGCTCACGGCCATGGGGTacgaccgctatgtggccatctgcaACCCCCTACGGTACTCGGTCATCATGGGCAAAAAGACCTGTATACAGTTGGCAGGTGGATCCTGGAGCATTGGCCTGAGCACAGCCATCATTGAGGTGTCTTCTGTGTTCAGCCTGGCCTTCTATGAAGCCAACATCATCTCCCACTTCTTCTGTGACATCCAGCCCCTAATGAAGTTGGCCTGTGCTGACACCACCATCAAAGAATTTATTACTTTGCTCATCAGTCTGTACGTCCTTGTTCTGCCCATGGTGCTGATTTTCATCTATGTCCCGACGGTCTCCACCATCCTCAAGATAGCATCTGCTGAGGGCCGGAAAAAGGCTTTTGCTACCTGCGCCTCCCACCTCATTGTGGTCATCGTCCACTATGGCTGTACCTCCTTCATCTGCCTCAAACCCAAATCCCAAAATTCCCTGCAGGACAGACTCATCTCCGTGACCTACATGGTTGTCACCCCCCTACTGAGCCCTGTTGTATACAGCCTGAGGAACAAAGAGGTCAAGGATGTCTTGCTCAGAGCTTTAGGCAAAAAGCCCCTCTCTTAG